The Xiphophorus couchianus chromosome 5, X_couchianus-1.0, whole genome shotgun sequence genome includes a region encoding these proteins:
- the sh3d19 gene encoding SH3 domain-containing protein 19, with amino-acid sequence NSVGKNQNLDLLLKCNFHQQQYGSNSQSVTDLIGRTKTRRLDHSQGPLSSLRAAIKRTRTNSQGDNRAERRRPNITIVSVEPLTRSAWFAGGPVVFPPPAGWSTGIPTVSQLPPSYDQVIKEKTQTDQPAKPTAAPRQRGTQTQPLTKDSDPHCGAASPHPGRNPAAKKPQKPPRSSFPKASEVKRGVKVVERTAEHTSTEGCSRACDPDHFGSDEADSQRTSRSITVHWTTATNHQSDSASNLENAQRPVPRPRTKLNKNATKDEHQTLIRLGENCDAFQSFSRDVPTNKYLEELLEVFGERSDCEEGRYYVDQSYEKSLDEDADGTMSANNNHRNIRARIQAFESQTGTEEDNESQAATPDLPPRRATYRPPVASKPPATFKPNGPNNSSQNMFASQNSQNQEPLTRPKPPTKPVGHSVREELEALHSKGGQPHSSLPFRLTRSDSVHEEEPAPFPPVPPVKPFKEPLRPNLNINNHNSHNDSESVAGPIKKVPLKPQYSLASNGSSVSRQGTWRRPTTIRVPSKAPSDNFQDDAPPLPVKKPIGSTSFSSSSLASYKESLRSSRSFQNTFSTGPEPPLPPRKPSGNKSLPPRPPPARTGPGRPAPPSLQAVGRSQSEPQRSSPKFKAQMPTKKGLVLPPRPSPGHRLYNNYMLPLPHGIASADFDGRNSEELTLQKNEVVLLLEKISHSEFDCQIGETRGRVHKSRMTIITPLDADFSHPQEEGAAASGGGADGLKVKALHDFVPEGPMELSLSAGDVVTEVEQVDSQWYRGTCNGSTGFFPISYVKVLSNSPKPLVKKKKKKTQAASVSGPRCVARFEFEGEHSDELSFSEGDVIQLKEYVGEDWARGQVGASVGIFPLNFVEVIEDLPPPPRQQPGPAARVALPGLAAHSAFGQAAAAKPAQTAGSGVQWAVALYDYAAKTQDELSFQKDDCILITEHLSEEWSSGRLNGREGMFPRAFVNVSSGEQQDRAAGCLTGTALYSFTSDCEEELSLQVGDIVTNLEPVDDEWFLGDLRGKRALVPKNYLQVLD; translated from the exons AACTCTGTGGGGAAAAATCAAAACCTGGACCTGCTGTTAAAGTGTAACTTTCATCAGCAGCAATATGGATCCAACAGTCAATCAGTAACAG ATCTGATTGGGAGAACAAAAACACGACGTCTGGACCACAG tCAGGGACCACTGTCTTCTCTACGAGCTGCTATCAAAAGAA CAAGAACAAACTCTCAAGGTGAcaacagagcagagaggag ACGACCAAACATCACCATCGTCTCAGTGGAACCTCTGACCAGAAGCGCCTGGTTCGCCGGAGGCCCGGTGgtttttcctcctccagcagGCTGGTCCACTGGCATCCCCACTGTTTCACAG CTGCCGCCATCCTATGACCAGGTGATTAAAGAGAAGACACAGACAGATCAGCCGGCCAAGCCCACAGCGGCCCCACGCCAGAGAGGAACACAGACCCAGCCGCTTACGAAAGACTCCGATCCACACTGCGGCGCCGCCTCGCCACATCCAGGGAGAAACCCTGCAG ctAAAAAGCCCCAAAAGCCTCCGAGGTCTTCATTTCCAAAAGCATCAGAGGTAAAAAGAGGCGTCAAGGTTGTAGAGAGAACAGCGGAACACACCAGTACAGAGGGTTGTAGTCGTGCGTGTGATCCAGACCACTTTGGATCTGATGAGGCGGACTCCCAACGTACGAGCAGATCCATCACCGTCCACTGGACAACTGCGACTAATCATCAGTCTGACTCTGCTTCAAACCTAGAAAACGCTCAGAGACCTGTTCCACGTCCCCGAACGAAACTGAACAAAAACGCGACAAAAGATGAGCATCAGACTTTGATTAGACTTGGAGAAAACTGTGACGCGTTTCAGTCTTTTTCACGAGACGTTCCCACCAATAAGTACCTGGAGGAATTACTGGAGGTCTTCGGTGAACGTAGCGACTGTGAGGAGGGCCGGTACTACGTCGACCAGTCGTATGAGAAGTCGTTGGATGAAGATGCAGATGGAACAATGAGTGCCAACAACAATCACCGAAACATCCGTGCCAGGATTCAAGCTTTTGAGAGCCAAACTGGTACCGAAGAGGACAATGAGTCACAAGCAGCCACACCAGACCTTCCACCAAGGAGGGCCACCTACAGACCCCCGGTTGCTTCTAAACCTCCTGCAACTTTCAAACCTAATGGCCCGAATAACTCCAGTCAGAACATGTTTGCTTCTCAAAACTCACAAAACCAAGAACCGCTCACCAGACCCAAGCCTCCTACCAAACCAGTGGGGCATTCAGTGAGAGAGGAGCTGGAGGCCTTACACAGCAAGGGGGGTCAGCCCCACAGCTCACTACCTTTCAGGTTGACCAGGTCCGACAGCGTCCATGAAGAGGAACCGGCTCCGTTTCCGCCCGTACCGCCGGTGAAACCGTTCAAAGAGCCACTTAGACCCAACCTGAACATAAACAACCACAACTCACACAATGACAGCGAGAGCGTGGCCGGCCCAATCA AAAAAGTGCCGCTCAAACCGCAGTATAGTTTGGCCAGCAATGGCAGCTCTGTCAGCAGACAGGGCACGTGGAGAAGACCAACCACCATCAGGGTTCCTAGCAAGGCTCCTTCAG ATAACTTTCAGGATGACGCTCCTCCTCTTCCAGTTAAAAAGCCCATAGGCTCAACgagcttctcctcctcctccttagCAAGCTATAAGGAGAGCCTTAGATCCTCAAGGTCATTTCAG AACACTTTCAGCACCGGACCGGAGCCACCGCTTCCACCCAG GAAGCCCAGTGGGAACAAAAGCCTCCCGCCCCGGCCCCCTCCAGCCAGGACGGGCCCCGGCAGACCTGCCCCCCCCAGCCTTCAGGCAGTAGGTCGATCTCAGTCGGAGCCGCAGCGATCTTCGCCAAAGTTCAAAGCTCAGATGCCAACCAAGAAAGGCCTGGTGCTGCCTCCCAGGCCCAGTCCGGGCCACCGCCTCTACAACAACTACATG CTCCCGCTCCCTCACGGGATTGCGTCTGCTGATTTTGACGGGAGGAACTCAGAGGAGCTGACTCTGCAG AAAAACGAAGTAGTTCTGCTTCTGGAGAAGATCAGCCACAGTGAGTTTGACTGCCAGATCGGAGAAACCAGAGGGAGAGTCCACAAGTCCCGAATGACGATCATAACTCCTCTGGACGCTGATTTTTCCCACCCACAG GAAGAAGGTGCAGCTGCTTCAGGTGGAGGTGCTGATGGGCTTAAGGTGAAGGCTCTGCATGACTTTGTTCCAG AGGGTCCGATGGAGCTGAGCCTCTCAGCAGGAGACGTTGTGACTGAAGTGGAGCAGGTGGACAGCCAGTGGTACCGAGGCACCTGTAACGGTTCTACTGGGTTCTTTCCCATCAGTTATGTTAAAGTACTG tCCAATTCACCCAAACCGTTagtcaagaagaagaagaagaagacgcaAGCTGCCTCCGTCAG CGGTCCCAGGTGTGTGGCCCGGTTCGAGTTCGAGGGGGAGCACAGCGACGAGCTGTCCTTCTCGGAGGGGGACGTGATCCAGCTGAAGGAGTACGTGGGGGAGGACTGGGCTCGGGGGCAGGTCGGTGCCTCTGTGGGCATCTTCCCCCTGAACTTTGTGGAGGTCATCGAGGATCTGCCTCCGCCCCCGAGGCAGCAGCCGGGTCCGGCTGCCAGGGTGGCGCTGCCAG GTCTTGCTGCTCATTCTGCCTTTGGACAAGCAGCAGCTGCCAAACCTGCCCAG ACCGCCGGGTCTGGTGTGCAGTGGGCGGTGGCTCTGTACGACTACGCAGCAAAGACCCAGGACGAGCTGTCGTTTCAGAAGGACGACTGCATCCTGATCACCGAGCACCTGAGCGAGGAGTGGAGCAGTGGCAGGCTCAACGGCAGGGAGGGCATGTTTCCCAGGGCCTTTGTCAACGTCTCGTCGG GAGAGCAGCAGGACAGAGCCGCTGGCTGCCTGACAGGAACGGCTCTGTACAGCTTCACATCAGACTGTGAGGAGGAGCTCTCACTCCAG GTCGGGGACATCGTCACCAACCTGGAGCCGGTGGATGATGAATGGTTTCTGGGGGACTTGAGGGGAAAACGGGCCCTCGTCCCTAAAAACTATCTACAAGTTCTTGATTAA